One Brevibacterium spongiae DNA segment encodes these proteins:
- a CDS encoding nucleotidyltransferase domain-containing protein, which produces MLFDGFEVLDIFGPVELFSRLSDLFSLSYVAAQPGRVHSAQGIEVVDTANTPDIVMVPGGMGTRRLVEDRAFLDSLVESRPIWDNSCMESAVVLDADAIRSACARFGVERLRIFGSVLTDRFNPETSDIDFLVSFLPDRDNLFHDYFDLKLELERIVGRRVDLVMERSVKNPFFKASAFESAQEIYAA; this is translated from the coding sequence GTGCTCTTCGACGGCTTCGAAGTTCTGGATATCTTCGGCCCCGTCGAACTCTTCAGCCGGCTATCCGACTTATTCTCTCTGTCCTATGTCGCCGCTCAGCCGGGTCGAGTCCACAGCGCTCAGGGCATCGAGGTCGTCGACACAGCGAACACCCCGGACATCGTCATGGTTCCCGGCGGGATGGGCACCCGGCGGCTGGTCGAAGATCGAGCATTCCTCGACAGCCTGGTTGAGTCGCGCCCGATCTGGGACAATAGCTGTATGGAATCTGCCGTGGTACTCGACGCCGACGCAATCAGGAGCGCGTGCGCAAGATTCGGTGTGGAACGACTTCGCATCTTCGGTTCCGTACTCACTGACCGGTTCAATCCGGAGACGAGCGACATCGACTTCCTCGTCTCTTTCCTGCCGGATCGGGACAATCTGTTCCACGACTACTTCGATCTGAAGCTTGAGTTGGAGCGGATCGTCGGACGGCGAGTCGATCTGGTCATGGAACGCTCGGTGAAGAACCCTTTTTTCAAAGCGTCTGCGTTCGAGAGTGCGCAGGAAATCTATGCAGCGTGA
- the alr gene encoding alanine racemase, with protein MTSFDIPEALVRAEIDAAALRENAAVLAKRLAPARLKCVVKANAYGHGVDLVAPVLFAAGWREFCVATIPEALQLRTLLGPDAEILAWLYGPTTDLDEAVRAGIQLGVSTVESLDRLVDAARRTGATARIHLKIDTGLGRNGLSPEALVRAFDWLRSYDEDRLAAGHSGGTDDSGPTAGIRIVGIMSHFAVADEPERPETAAQAAVFSSAHGQLRAVLDAADGRLGESDALDVHIANSPGALTLGPCPGTSARVGLSLYGLSPLEDGDAAALGLRPAMRLVSTVINLKDIPAGHGASYGLTFTAATDTRFALVPGGYGDGLPRAASNRAEVAIRGRRYPVVGRIAMDQMIIDIGSGNTEVAIGDEVVIFGPGGPSAAEWGTWADTINYEIVTQLSARVDRRLMSGGHR; from the coding sequence GTGACATCTTTCGACATCCCCGAGGCGCTGGTCCGGGCCGAGATCGACGCGGCGGCCCTGCGTGAGAATGCCGCCGTCCTCGCGAAGCGACTGGCTCCCGCGCGTCTCAAATGCGTCGTCAAAGCCAATGCCTACGGCCACGGCGTCGACCTCGTCGCCCCGGTGCTCTTCGCCGCCGGGTGGCGCGAGTTCTGCGTGGCGACGATCCCCGAAGCCCTGCAGCTGCGGACCCTGCTCGGTCCCGATGCCGAGATCCTCGCATGGCTCTACGGCCCGACGACCGACCTCGACGAGGCGGTGCGTGCCGGCATCCAACTGGGAGTCTCGACGGTCGAGAGCCTCGATCGTCTCGTCGACGCCGCCCGCCGCACCGGTGCCACCGCACGCATCCATCTGAAGATCGACACCGGACTCGGCCGCAACGGTCTGTCCCCGGAAGCCCTCGTCCGCGCCTTCGACTGGCTGCGCAGCTATGATGAGGACCGCCTCGCCGCGGGGCATTCCGGCGGAACTGACGATTCCGGCCCTACCGCGGGCATCCGCATCGTCGGCATCATGAGCCACTTCGCCGTCGCCGACGAACCCGAACGCCCCGAGACCGCCGCACAGGCCGCCGTGTTCTCCTCCGCCCACGGGCAGCTTCGGGCGGTGCTCGACGCTGCGGACGGCCGCCTCGGCGAATCCGACGCACTCGATGTGCACATCGCGAACTCACCGGGGGCGCTCACCCTCGGACCGTGCCCGGGCACCTCGGCGCGGGTGGGACTCTCCCTCTACGGACTGTCCCCGCTCGAAGACGGCGATGCCGCGGCCCTCGGACTGAGGCCGGCGATGCGGCTGGTCTCCACTGTCATCAATCTCAAGGACATTCCCGCAGGTCACGGAGCCTCGTATGGGCTGACGTTCACGGCCGCGACCGACACCCGCTTCGCGCTCGTGCCCGGCGGGTACGGGGACGGGCTTCCTCGAGCGGCATCGAACCGCGCCGAGGTGGCCATCCGCGGTCGTCGGTATCCCGTCGTCGGGCGGATCGCCATGGATCAGATGATCATCGACATCGGGTCCGGCAATACCGAGGTGGCCATCGGCGACGAGGTCGTCATCTTCGGTCCCGGCGGTCCGAGTGCTGCCGAGTGGGGGACCTGGGCGGATACGATCAACTATGAGATCGTCACCCAGCTCAGTGCCCGCGTCGACCGCCGACTGATGTCAGGAGGCCACCGATGA
- a CDS encoding holo-ACP synthase, translating to MAILGIGTDIADVPRFAEHIERVPELLDRLLTPGEQLKRNGKRRTDASLAARFSAKEALKKAIGFPGWLPWQSAEVVPALSGAPSFRLRGLVLEHFKRIGGTNIHLSITHDAHLTMTFVIAEGEGPSLSPDIAGVAEHFTHSMYGRDIRPNS from the coding sequence ATGGCGATTCTAGGGATCGGCACTGACATTGCCGATGTGCCGCGTTTCGCCGAGCACATCGAACGCGTGCCTGAGCTCCTCGACCGACTGCTCACCCCTGGTGAGCAGCTCAAACGCAACGGCAAGCGCCGCACGGACGCGTCGCTGGCGGCACGGTTCTCCGCGAAGGAGGCGCTGAAGAAGGCGATCGGGTTCCCCGGGTGGCTGCCTTGGCAGTCCGCCGAGGTGGTTCCCGCCCTGTCCGGTGCCCCGTCGTTTCGTCTGCGCGGGCTCGTCCTCGAACATTTCAAACGCATCGGCGGGACGAATATCCACTTGTCGATCACCCATGATGCGCACCTGACGATGACGTTCGTCATCGCCGAGGGGGAGGGGCCGTCTCTCAGCCCCGATATCGCAGGGGTCGCCGAGCACTTCACCCACTCGATGTACGGGCGAGATATTCGCCCGAATTCCTGA
- a CDS encoding bifunctional ADP-dependent NAD(P)H-hydrate dehydratase/NAD(P)H-hydrate epimerase — protein MSVFAYPSEVIREAEVPLLEAGVPLMARAARALANIGIDTLTADLGRVTGTRVCVLAGPGNNAGDALFAAATLGRRGAAVTVIALFDRTHDEGLTAARRSGAQVLAFASTEADDDPTSTEAADPSSDSTRTVPARNGSTRAEALRELSRADLVLDGILGTGGRRGLPGHIASLIAAWAPHRTGNLIAVDVPSDLSPDSDGAETRLHADRTVTFGGLKAELVDPRVHEFTGSIDVIDIGLGLDTGLAVAELLDADDLAADFPRPEASGHKYSRGVVGVLAGSEDYPGAGVLTTTSAVNTGAGMVRYLGSPFVAEFVIGVHPEVVSASGRVNAVIFGPGDPEPEFVQGATEALSDSHIPVVIDAGGLDMVGRAEAMIGTWMAERPIIITPHAGELARMLSRLLGEIITAGRIGQDPVGWARQAAEVTGTIVVLKGHHTVIAAPDGLVVLPEPGPASLATAGSGDVLAGILGTLAAIASAEHRYDGDDSPLPHADWARLAGLGVLVHNAAGQRAVSASGFADALTEVVGELIHGAELISGTD, from the coding sequence ATGAGTGTGTTTGCCTACCCGAGCGAGGTCATCCGCGAAGCCGAGGTGCCGCTGCTCGAGGCAGGCGTCCCGCTCATGGCGCGAGCGGCCCGGGCGCTGGCGAACATCGGCATCGACACCCTTACAGCAGACCTCGGTCGAGTTACCGGCACCAGGGTGTGTGTGCTGGCGGGTCCGGGCAACAACGCCGGGGATGCGCTCTTCGCCGCCGCGACCTTGGGCAGACGCGGTGCCGCCGTCACGGTCATCGCCCTCTTCGACCGCACTCACGACGAGGGGCTGACCGCCGCACGCCGCTCCGGGGCCCAGGTCCTCGCGTTCGCCTCCACCGAGGCGGACGACGACCCCACCTCCACCGAGGCGGCCGACCCTTCATCCGATTCCACCCGCACCGTTCCCGCCCGCAACGGCTCCACCCGAGCCGAGGCCCTGCGCGAACTGTCTCGGGCCGATCTCGTCCTCGATGGCATCCTCGGCACCGGTGGGCGGCGCGGACTGCCCGGGCACATCGCCTCACTCATCGCCGCATGGGCTCCGCACCGCACCGGGAACCTCATCGCCGTCGACGTGCCCTCCGATCTCAGCCCGGACTCCGACGGCGCGGAGACGCGACTCCATGCCGACCGCACCGTGACCTTCGGCGGCCTGAAAGCCGAACTCGTCGACCCTCGTGTGCACGAGTTCACCGGCAGCATCGACGTCATCGACATCGGACTGGGACTCGACACCGGGCTCGCAGTCGCCGAACTCCTCGACGCCGACGATCTCGCAGCCGACTTCCCTCGTCCTGAAGCGAGCGGTCACAAATACTCCCGCGGCGTCGTCGGGGTCCTCGCCGGCTCCGAGGACTATCCGGGTGCCGGCGTGCTCACGACCACCTCGGCGGTGAATACCGGGGCAGGGATGGTCCGCTACCTCGGCTCGCCCTTCGTCGCCGAGTTCGTCATCGGCGTCCACCCCGAGGTGGTCAGCGCGTCAGGACGAGTCAACGCCGTCATCTTCGGGCCCGGTGACCCCGAACCCGAATTCGTCCAGGGCGCCACAGAGGCCCTCAGTGATTCGCATATCCCGGTGGTCATCGACGCCGGGGGACTAGACATGGTCGGACGCGCCGAAGCGATGATCGGCACCTGGATGGCCGAGCGTCCGATCATCATCACCCCGCACGCCGGCGAGCTCGCACGAATGCTCAGCCGCCTCCTCGGCGAGATCATCACCGCCGGCCGGATCGGGCAGGACCCGGTCGGGTGGGCCAGGCAGGCTGCAGAGGTGACCGGCACGATCGTGGTCCTCAAAGGCCACCACACGGTCATCGCCGCCCCCGACGGTCTGGTCGTCCTCCCCGAGCCGGGGCCGGCAAGCCTCGCGACGGCAGGATCCGGGGATGTGCTGGCCGGGATCCTCGGCACCTTGGCGGCGATCGCATCGGCTGAGCACCGCTACGACGGTGATGACAGCCCGCTGCCGCACGCCGATTGGGCACGGCTGGCGGGGCTCGGCGTGCTCGTGCACAATGCCGCCGGGCAGCGGGCCGTCTCCGCGTCCGGGTTCGCCGATGCCCTCACCGAGGTGGTCGGCGAACTCATCCACGGCGCCGAACTCATCTCCGGCACCGACTGA
- a CDS encoding M20 metallopeptidase family protein, with product MSSLPNDVVDTPNDTDTDTDTDTDTDTPAVHLPTADDANDIAPGLVTLRRALHENVEVGLDLPVTQKLVLEAIEGLDVEVSTGENLSSIVVVLRGGARKEDSTGVVPAVLLRGDMDGLPVTEATGFDFAATSGRMHACGHDLHTAGLVGALKLLHRDRDSLPGDVVFMFQPGEEGFDGAGKMIDEGVLDAAGPRVKAAFGIHVSADADLGVASSRPGPYMAAFSKMTITVNGKGTHASRPATGKDPIQVGAMLVGQLQEYVTRRFDIFDPLVVTVGQFNGGTAPNVVPDFATLVVSVRTFSETVTSRAEAELPQLVRDLVAAHGLSAEVDYEQILPPTINNDAEAEFFLATFTDLFGEDRTVRKANPLPGSEDFSRVLDAVPGAYGHFGVALPNLPIEEREANHSPRARHSDDGLADQALFLAHLAGRRLAQLAEG from the coding sequence ATGAGCTCACTTCCCAACGACGTTGTCGATACTCCCAACGACACCGACACCGACACCGACACCGACACCGACACCGACACTCCCGCCGTCCACCTGCCCACCGCCGATGACGCGAACGACATCGCGCCTGGCCTCGTCACGCTCCGTCGGGCCCTGCACGAGAACGTCGAGGTCGGACTCGACCTGCCGGTGACGCAGAAGCTCGTTCTCGAGGCCATCGAAGGCCTCGATGTCGAGGTGAGCACGGGGGAGAACCTGTCGTCGATCGTCGTCGTCTTGCGCGGCGGAGCCCGCAAGGAGGACTCGACCGGCGTCGTGCCCGCCGTGCTCCTGCGCGGTGATATGGATGGACTGCCCGTCACCGAGGCGACCGGATTCGACTTCGCGGCCACCTCGGGGAGGATGCACGCCTGCGGGCACGACCTGCACACGGCAGGACTCGTCGGCGCCCTCAAACTCCTCCACCGCGACCGCGACTCCCTGCCCGGCGACGTCGTCTTCATGTTCCAGCCCGGCGAAGAAGGCTTCGACGGGGCCGGGAAGATGATCGACGAAGGCGTCCTCGATGCCGCCGGGCCCCGCGTCAAGGCCGCCTTCGGCATCCACGTCTCCGCCGACGCTGATCTCGGCGTGGCCAGCTCCCGCCCGGGCCCGTACATGGCGGCATTCTCGAAGATGACCATCACCGTCAACGGCAAGGGCACCCACGCCTCCCGCCCCGCCACCGGCAAGGACCCGATCCAGGTCGGAGCGATGCTCGTCGGCCAGCTCCAGGAATACGTCACCCGCCGCTTCGACATCTTCGACCCGCTCGTGGTCACAGTCGGCCAGTTCAACGGCGGCACCGCACCGAACGTCGTCCCGGACTTCGCAACCTTGGTCGTCAGCGTGCGCACCTTCTCCGAGACCGTGACCTCCCGCGCCGAGGCGGAGCTGCCCCAACTCGTGCGTGACCTCGTCGCCGCCCACGGTCTGTCCGCCGAGGTCGACTACGAGCAGATCCTGCCCCCGACGATCAACAACGACGCCGAGGCGGAGTTCTTCCTGGCCACCTTCACCGACCTCTTCGGTGAGGACCGGACCGTGCGCAAGGCGAACCCGCTGCCTGGCTCCGAGGATTTCTCCCGCGTCCTCGACGCCGTGCCCGGTGCGTACGGACACTTCGGGGTCGCTCTGCCGAACCTGCCGATCGAGGAACGCGAAGCGAACCATTCGCCGCGCGCTCGCCACAGCGACGACGGACTGGCCGATCAGGCGCTGTTCCTCGCCCACCTGGCCGGACGCAGACTCGCGCAGCTGGCCGAAGGCTGA
- a CDS encoding HepT-like ribonuclease domain-containing protein — protein MQRETGAHLWDAAEAAKLVREFAGGKTEAEFNSDLVVRSAIERQLEILGEALKRLRRDDADTAARVPGLDRIVGLRNVLAHEYGDINYEILWLATTTEIPGLITILNDLVDEARGAAGL, from the coding sequence ATGCAGCGTGAGACAGGCGCGCATCTCTGGGATGCTGCTGAAGCGGCCAAGCTGGTCCGTGAGTTCGCTGGCGGCAAGACCGAGGCAGAGTTCAATTCGGATCTCGTCGTTCGCTCAGCGATCGAGCGCCAGTTGGAGATTCTGGGAGAGGCGCTGAAACGCCTCCGCAGAGACGATGCTGACACCGCTGCTCGAGTGCCCGGTCTCGATCGAATCGTCGGGTTGCGGAATGTCCTTGCCCATGAGTACGGCGACATCAACTACGAAATACTTTGGCTGGCGACCACAACCGAAATCCCCGGCCTGATCACGATTCTCAATGATCTCGTCGATGAGGCCAGAGGCGCTGCAGGACTGTAG
- the glmS gene encoding glutamine--fructose-6-phosphate transaminase (isomerizing) encodes MCGIVGYVSKAPVDNADHQALDVVLGGLKRLEYRGYDSAGVALVTPEGELASAKKAGKFSALTEEIEANPLPAAQTGIGHTRWATHGGPTDLNAHPHLADGGKLALIHNGIIENFAHLKKDLVAEGVEFLSETDTEVAAAQLAKNYRATGDLTAAMRATASQLEGAFTLLAVHADLPGQVVAARRNSPLVIGLGEGENFLGSDVAAFIDYTRTAVEIGQDEVVTITPDEVTITDTDGNLVEGEQFEVDWDTASAEKGGFASFMDKEIHDQPQAVADTLLGRLDTEGRLTLDEMHIDENVLKSVDKIVVIACGTAAYAGQVAKYAIEHWCRIPTEVELAHEFRYRDPVVTEKTLVVAISQSGETMDTIMAVRHARQQGAKVIAICNTFGSTIPRESDAALYTHAGPEIAVASTKAFLSQVVACYLLGLYLAQLRGNKFRDEIATILSELQTIPEKIQRILDETKDQVLALADRNKDVGSVLFLGRHVGYPVAMEGALKLKELAYIHAEGFAAGELKHGPIALIDDGQLVIIVVPSKRGRDSLHAKVISNIQEVRARGANTVVIAEEGDEEVDQFASEVIAVPETTTLMAPLLTTVPLQIFAMELATAKGLDVDQPRNLAKSVTVE; translated from the coding sequence ATGTGTGGAATCGTTGGCTATGTATCCAAGGCCCCCGTTGACAATGCCGATCATCAGGCGCTCGACGTCGTGCTCGGAGGGCTGAAGAGGCTCGAGTACCGCGGCTATGACTCGGCCGGAGTCGCGCTCGTGACCCCGGAAGGCGAACTCGCCTCGGCGAAGAAGGCCGGAAAGTTCTCCGCCCTCACCGAGGAGATCGAGGCCAATCCTCTGCCGGCCGCGCAGACCGGCATCGGCCACACCCGCTGGGCCACCCATGGTGGGCCCACCGATCTCAACGCCCACCCGCACCTTGCCGACGGCGGCAAGCTCGCGCTCATCCACAACGGCATCATCGAGAACTTCGCCCACCTGAAGAAGGACCTCGTGGCCGAGGGCGTCGAATTCCTCTCCGAAACCGACACCGAGGTGGCCGCCGCCCAGCTGGCCAAGAACTACCGGGCCACCGGCGACCTCACCGCTGCGATGCGTGCGACCGCGAGCCAGCTCGAAGGTGCGTTCACCCTGCTCGCCGTCCACGCCGACCTGCCCGGCCAGGTCGTGGCGGCACGCCGCAACTCCCCGCTGGTCATCGGCCTCGGCGAGGGTGAGAACTTCCTCGGCTCCGACGTCGCAGCCTTCATCGACTACACCCGCACGGCCGTGGAGATCGGCCAGGACGAGGTCGTGACGATCACCCCGGACGAGGTCACGATCACGGATACGGACGGCAACCTCGTCGAGGGTGAGCAGTTCGAGGTCGACTGGGACACCGCCTCGGCGGAGAAGGGCGGCTTCGCGTCCTTCATGGACAAGGAGATCCACGATCAGCCGCAGGCCGTGGCCGATACGCTGCTCGGCCGTCTCGACACCGAGGGCCGGCTGACACTCGATGAGATGCACATCGACGAGAACGTGCTCAAGTCCGTGGACAAGATCGTCGTCATCGCCTGCGGCACTGCCGCATACGCCGGTCAGGTCGCGAAGTACGCGATCGAGCACTGGTGCCGCATCCCCACCGAGGTGGAGCTCGCCCACGAATTCCGCTACCGGGATCCGGTGGTGACCGAGAAGACGCTGGTCGTGGCGATCTCGCAGTCCGGGGAGACCATGGACACGATCATGGCCGTCCGCCACGCCCGTCAGCAGGGCGCGAAGGTCATCGCGATCTGCAACACCTTCGGCTCGACGATCCCGCGCGAATCCGATGCCGCGCTGTATACGCACGCCGGTCCCGAGATCGCCGTGGCCTCGACGAAGGCCTTCCTGTCCCAGGTCGTCGCCTGCTACCTGCTCGGCCTCTACCTCGCACAGCTGCGCGGGAACAAGTTCCGCGACGAGATCGCCACGATCCTGTCTGAACTGCAGACCATCCCGGAGAAGATCCAGCGGATCCTCGACGAGACGAAGGACCAGGTCCTGGCCCTGGCCGACCGGAACAAGGACGTCGGCTCGGTGCTGTTCCTCGGCCGTCACGTCGGCTACCCGGTGGCGATGGAGGGCGCGCTCAAGCTCAAGGAGCTCGCCTATATCCATGCCGAGGGCTTCGCCGCCGGTGAGCTTAAGCACGGACCGATCGCCCTCATCGACGACGGTCAGCTCGTCATCATCGTCGTGCCGTCCAAGCGCGGCCGCGACTCGCTGCATGCGAAGGTCATCTCCAACATCCAGGAGGTGCGCGCCCGCGGTGCGAACACCGTCGTCATCGCCGAGGAAGGCGACGAAGAGGTCGACCAGTTCGCCTCCGAGGTCATCGCCGTTCCCGAGACGACGACGCTCATGGCCCCGCTGCTGACGACCGTTCCGCTGCAGATCTTCGCGATGGAACTGGCCACGGCCAAGGGCCTTGACGTCGACCAGCCGCGCAACCTCGCGAAGTCGGTCACTGTCGAATGA
- the tsaB gene encoding tRNA (adenosine(37)-N6)-threonylcarbamoyltransferase complex dimerization subunit type 1 TsaB: MIILAIDTSQSASVALVDADTGDVIAAEQADDQRRHVEFIGPALARVLAAQKAPELVVVGIGPGPFTGLRVGIAAGIAVGQARGIPVRGLLSQAAVAEEFVRTSSQRATTADDASRPGADAASGTAGGAPVLIASDARRKEVYFSVYDSSDASLSAGPFVAKPAEVAAVLADHSFALDDHGDALTGHADALRSGDASADAGEIRERLGRGFLLYPEILGAATREPITDPRAEFLALAAARDIAAGRSLSEPVPEYLREPDAKATPVRESSLK; this comes from the coding sequence ATGATCATCCTGGCCATCGACACCTCGCAGTCGGCCTCCGTTGCGCTCGTCGACGCTGATACCGGAGATGTCATCGCCGCCGAACAGGCTGATGACCAGCGCCGGCACGTCGAATTCATCGGACCCGCGCTCGCCCGCGTGCTCGCTGCGCAGAAGGCACCCGAACTCGTCGTCGTCGGCATCGGACCCGGCCCCTTCACCGGGCTGCGTGTCGGCATCGCTGCGGGAATCGCCGTCGGTCAGGCCCGCGGGATCCCGGTCAGGGGACTGCTGTCCCAGGCCGCGGTCGCCGAGGAATTCGTGCGGACGAGTTCTCAAAGGGCGACCACAGCCGACGACGCAAGCCGGCCCGGAGCCGATGCCGCCTCGGGCACCGCCGGAGGTGCTCCCGTCCTCATCGCCTCGGACGCCCGACGCAAAGAGGTGTACTTCAGCGTCTACGACTCGTCCGACGCCTCACTGAGCGCGGGACCGTTCGTCGCCAAACCCGCCGAGGTCGCCGCCGTTCTCGCCGATCACTCTTTCGCACTCGACGATCACGGTGACGCACTCACCGGGCACGCTGACGCACTCCGCAGCGGCGATGCGTCGGCCGATGCCGGCGAGATCCGGGAGCGGCTCGGACGCGGGTTCCTCCTCTACCCCGAGATCCTCGGCGCTGCGACCCGGGAGCCGATCACTGACCCCCGAGCCGAGTTCCTCGCCCTGGCCGCCGCCCGCGACATCGCCGCCGGACGCTCCTTGAGCGAACCGGTTCCCGAATACCTGCGCGAACCCGACGCGAAGGCGACCCCGGTGCGCGAGAGCTCACTGAAATGA
- the tsaE gene encoding tRNA (adenosine(37)-N6)-threonylcarbamoyltransferase complex ATPase subunit type 1 TsaE — MRLRVESLEQMRRFAAILAGHLRAGDLLILTGNLGAGKTTFTQSLGKALDVVGRITSPTFIIAREHPSRGDGPALVHVDAYRLADGEELEDLDLDSELDESITVVEWGAGMAEQLSSDYLEITITPVWGDGGDAEDERRIVDLIGHGPVWAQRLPQVRAALTEFEGDES; from the coding sequence ATGAGGCTCCGTGTGGAATCGCTCGAGCAGATGCGCCGCTTCGCTGCCATCCTGGCGGGCCACCTGCGTGCCGGTGATCTGCTCATCCTCACCGGCAACCTCGGTGCGGGGAAGACGACGTTCACCCAGTCGCTGGGGAAGGCACTCGACGTGGTCGGTCGGATCACGTCGCCGACGTTCATCATCGCCCGCGAACACCCCTCCCGCGGCGACGGACCAGCGCTGGTGCACGTCGACGCATACCGGTTGGCCGACGGGGAGGAACTCGAAGACCTCGACCTCGACTCGGAGCTCGACGAATCGATCACCGTCGTCGAATGGGGCGCCGGAATGGCCGAGCAGCTCAGCAGCGACTACCTCGAGATCACGATCACCCCGGTGTGGGGAGATGGCGGGGACGCCGAGGACGAAAGGCGCATCGTCGATCTCATCGGCCATGGTCCCGTATGGGCGCAGCGCCTGCCGCAGGTTCGCGCGGCGCTGACCGAATTCGAGGGAGACGAATCATGA
- a CDS encoding GNAT family N-acetyltransferase: protein MTFTTIAELPWWDLAEVADHDAAIFGPTAWTLGYYWAVKAQNGTIMLAARTTSAGDTNANVNFTDDGEDATASARELAANANFADDGEDGTASAGELAGWIVMSSAGAEADVMTIATTEAARGKGIGRDLLQAGIDWAKDCGADVVHLEVDERNASALALYASFGFEEWGRRPDYYPGAAGILMRLRTTA, encoded by the coding sequence ATGACCTTCACGACCATCGCCGAGCTGCCCTGGTGGGACCTCGCCGAGGTCGCTGACCACGATGCCGCCATCTTCGGCCCGACGGCGTGGACGCTCGGCTACTACTGGGCGGTGAAGGCGCAGAACGGCACGATCATGCTCGCCGCCAGGACCACCTCGGCGGGGGACACGAATGCGAACGTGAACTTCACTGACGACGGCGAGGACGCGACCGCCTCGGCGCGGGAGCTGGCCGCGAACGCGAACTTCGCGGACGACGGTGAGGACGGCACCGCCTCGGCGGGGGAGCTGGCCGGGTGGATCGTCATGTCCAGCGCCGGTGCGGAAGCCGATGTCATGACGATCGCGACCACCGAGGCGGCGCGCGGCAAGGGCATCGGCCGGGACCTTCTGCAGGCCGGGATCGACTGGGCGAAGGACTGTGGGGCCGACGTCGTCCACCTCGAAGTCGACGAACGCAACGCCTCGGCGCTGGCGCTCTATGCATCCTTCGGATTCGAAGAATGGGGGAGGCGACCCGACT
- the coaA gene encoding type I pantothenate kinase, with amino-acid sequence MSTVDPQLDRARRLAGLNTARRSEPDTTSPFWEFDREVWGTLAQATPLPLKQRDIERLRGLGDRINLDEVAQVYLPLSRLLNLYVSARRAKHDLTREFFSPLHERGLEPQDAKRTPFVIGVAGSVAVGKSTTARVLRELLARWPDTPRVELITTDGFLYPNAELERRRLNGRKGFPESYDRRKLLKFISAVKSGAPEVRAPVYSHHTYDIVPGAEVVVRSPDVLIVEGLNVLQPARPRQDGTVGLAISDYFDFSVYVDARSRDIRQWYISRFLKLKHGAFQDEDSYFHRYSKLDDDEAITLATEIWDSINFPNLRENVQPSRGRADLVLHKSADHTIRKVQLRKL; translated from the coding sequence ATGAGCACAGTCGACCCTCAACTGGACCGCGCACGCCGGCTCGCGGGCCTCAACACCGCCCGTCGCAGCGAGCCGGACACGACGTCCCCGTTCTGGGAATTCGATCGCGAGGTGTGGGGCACGCTCGCCCAGGCCACTCCCCTGCCGCTGAAGCAGCGGGACATCGAACGGCTGCGCGGTCTCGGCGATCGGATCAACCTCGACGAAGTGGCCCAGGTCTACCTGCCGCTGTCACGGCTGCTCAACCTCTACGTCTCCGCCCGCCGTGCGAAACACGATCTGACCAGGGAATTCTTCTCTCCCCTGCACGAACGCGGATTGGAACCGCAAGACGCCAAGCGCACCCCGTTCGTCATCGGCGTCGCCGGCTCCGTGGCCGTGGGCAAGTCCACGACCGCGCGCGTGCTGCGCGAACTGCTCGCCCGCTGGCCCGATACCCCGCGCGTCGAACTCATCACCACCGACGGGTTCCTCTACCCCAACGCCGAACTCGAGCGTCGCCGCCTCAACGGACGCAAGGGATTCCCCGAATCCTATGACCGGCGCAAACTGCTCAAGTTCATCTCCGCAGTGAAATCCGGGGCCCCCGAGGTCCGCGCGCCCGTGTACTCGCACCACACCTACGACATCGTCCCCGGCGCCGAGGTGGTCGTCCGCTCCCCCGATGTGCTCATCGTCGAAGGGCTCAACGTCCTCCAACCGGCCCGGCCCCGCCAGGACGGCACCGTGGGGTTGGCAATCAGCGACTACTTCGACTTCTCCGTCTACGTCGACGCGCGCTCCCGCGACATCCGGCAGTGGTACATCTCCCGGTTCCTCAAGCTCAAACATGGTGCGTTCCAGGACGAGGACTCCTACTTCCACCGCTATTCGAAGCTCGACGACGACGAAGCGATCACTCTGGCCACGGAGATCTGGGACTCGATCAACTTCCCGAACCTGCGCGAGAACGTCCAGCCCAGCCGCGGTCGAGCCGACCTCGTCCTCCATAAGTCCGCCGACCACACGATCCGCAAGGTGCAGCTGCGCAAGCTGTGA